In Thermomonas carbonis, a single genomic region encodes these proteins:
- a CDS encoding glycoside hydrolase family 47 protein — MLRVLGLAALLPMLAMAPALAQAPAGYIAPPAPVYAQPMDDAEAARLAVRVREETRHAWQGYMQYAKGHDALKPLSKKPHDWYPHSLLMTPVDALDTLLLMGLDKEAAEARELIATQLSFDHDMPVQNFEVVIRLLGGLLSGYQLTGDERLLALADDLGKRLLPVFESPTGLPYTHVNLRTGAVKGKVSNPAETGTLLLEFGTLSKLTGKPIYYDKAKRALVATFERRSKIGLVGSAIDVETGEWTNRNSHVGGGIDSYYEYLLKCWNLFGDQDCKRMWEQSVDPMNRYLADEAREGELWYGHADMDSGVRGASQYGALDAFLPAVLALGGDLDRAARLQRSGQTMWRMHGIEPEALDYRKMEVISGGYQLRPEIIESAYYLHHYTRDPRWRAMGREFFDDFVRGCRTDAGFAAIKDVRTMEQRDSMESFLLAETFKYYWLLFSPPSALDFDGVVFNTEAHPLRKTWKE, encoded by the coding sequence ATGCTTCGTGTGCTCGGGCTTGCCGCCCTCCTGCCGATGCTGGCGATGGCACCGGCGTTGGCGCAGGCACCCGCCGGATACATCGCGCCGCCGGCGCCGGTGTATGCGCAGCCGATGGACGATGCCGAGGCCGCACGCCTGGCGGTGCGCGTGCGCGAGGAAACCCGGCATGCGTGGCAGGGTTACATGCAATACGCGAAGGGCCACGACGCACTCAAACCGCTGAGCAAGAAGCCGCACGACTGGTATCCGCACTCGTTGCTGATGACGCCGGTGGATGCGCTGGACACCTTGCTGCTGATGGGCCTGGACAAGGAAGCCGCCGAAGCGCGCGAGCTCATCGCCACGCAATTGTCGTTCGATCACGACATGCCGGTGCAGAATTTCGAGGTCGTCATCCGCCTGCTGGGCGGCCTGCTGTCCGGTTACCAGCTCACTGGCGATGAGCGCCTGCTCGCATTGGCCGACGACTTGGGCAAGCGTCTGCTGCCGGTGTTCGAATCGCCCACCGGCCTGCCGTACACCCACGTCAACCTGCGCACCGGCGCGGTCAAGGGCAAGGTCAGCAACCCGGCGGAAACCGGCACCCTGCTGCTGGAATTCGGCACGCTGTCCAAGCTCACAGGCAAGCCGATCTACTACGACAAGGCCAAGCGTGCGCTGGTCGCCACCTTCGAGCGACGCTCGAAGATTGGCCTGGTCGGTAGCGCCATCGATGTCGAAACCGGCGAGTGGACCAACCGCAACAGCCATGTCGGCGGCGGCATCGACTCGTACTACGAGTACCTGCTCAAGTGCTGGAATCTGTTCGGCGACCAGGACTGCAAGCGCATGTGGGAGCAGAGCGTCGACCCGATGAACCGCTACCTCGCCGACGAAGCGCGCGAAGGCGAACTCTGGTACGGCCATGCCGACATGGACAGCGGCGTGCGTGGCGCCAGCCAGTACGGCGCGCTGGATGCGTTCCTGCCGGCGGTGCTTGCGCTGGGCGGCGACCTCGACCGCGCCGCGCGCCTGCAGCGTTCCGGCCAGACGATGTGGCGGATGCATGGCATCGAGCCGGAAGCGCTCGACTACCGCAAGATGGAGGTGATCTCCGGCGGCTACCAGTTGCGCCCGGAGATCATCGAGTCCGCGTATTACCTCCATCACTACACCCGCGACCCGCGCTGGCGTGCGATGGGCCGCGAGTTCTTCGACGACTTCGTCCGGGGATGCCGCACCGACGCGGGCTTTGCCGCGATCAAGGACGTGCGCACGATGGAGCAGCGCGACTCGATGGAGAGCTTCCTGCTGGCAGAAACCTTCAAGTACTACTGGCTGCTGTTCTCGCCGCCATCGGCGCTGGACTTCGATGGCGTGGTGTTCAACACGGAAGCGCATCCGTTGCGGAAGACCTGGAAGGAGTGA
- a CDS encoding AGE family epimerase/isomerase: MDQPDFRSPEFLRAHIAQTMAFYHPRCIDTAGGFFHYFKDDGTVYDASHRHLVSSTRFVFNYAMAWREFGNDEYRKAMLHGLDYLRRVHLDTETGGYAWTIRDGVAEDRTNHCYGLAFVLLAYSHARMAGVGDARGWMDEVWSLLEARFWEPEHGLYKDEADTNWNFSDYRGQNANMHMCEAMLAAYEASGDSRWLDRALLLASNVTRRQAAKAGGLIWEHYDRDWNVDWNYHLDNPKDLFRPWGFQPGHQAEWAKLLLILDRHVATEWLAPMACHLFESAMARAWDTERGGLYYGFAPESRRPPGMEGAPIGGDSFTCDDDKYFWVQAESLAAAALLGARFDERKYWDWYEHLWSYAWAHMVDHQHGAWFRILDADNRKIDDNKSPAGKTDYHTMGAAYEVMNLLRPAQ; encoded by the coding sequence ATGGACCAGCCTGACTTCCGTTCGCCCGAATTCCTGCGCGCGCATATCGCGCAGACCATGGCGTTCTATCACCCGCGCTGCATCGACACGGCCGGCGGCTTCTTCCACTACTTCAAGGATGACGGCACGGTCTACGACGCCAGCCATCGCCACCTGGTCAGCAGCACGCGCTTCGTCTTCAACTACGCGATGGCCTGGCGCGAATTCGGCAACGACGAATATCGCAAGGCGATGCTGCATGGCCTGGACTACCTGCGCCGCGTGCATCTGGACACCGAGACCGGCGGCTATGCGTGGACGATCCGCGACGGCGTGGCCGAAGACCGCACCAATCACTGCTACGGCCTGGCTTTCGTACTGCTGGCGTACTCGCACGCGCGCATGGCCGGCGTCGGCGATGCGCGCGGCTGGATGGACGAGGTCTGGTCGCTGCTGGAAGCGCGTTTCTGGGAGCCCGAGCACGGCCTGTACAAGGACGAGGCCGACACCAACTGGAACTTCAGCGACTACCGCGGCCAGAACGCCAACATGCACATGTGCGAGGCGATGCTGGCCGCGTACGAGGCGAGCGGCGATTCGCGCTGGCTGGATCGCGCGCTGCTGCTGGCGAGCAACGTGACCCGGCGGCAGGCGGCGAAGGCCGGTGGCCTGATCTGGGAACATTACGACCGCGACTGGAACGTGGACTGGAATTACCACCTCGACAATCCCAAGGATCTGTTCCGGCCCTGGGGCTTCCAGCCCGGCCACCAGGCCGAATGGGCCAAACTCCTGTTGATCCTCGATCGCCACGTCGCTACCGAGTGGCTGGCACCGATGGCCTGCCATCTGTTCGAGAGCGCGATGGCGCGTGCGTGGGACACGGAACGCGGTGGCCTGTACTACGGTTTCGCACCGGAATCGCGCCGGCCGCCGGGCATGGAGGGCGCGCCGATCGGTGGCGACAGTTTCACCTGCGACGACGACAAGTATTTCTGGGTGCAGGCGGAATCACTGGCCGCGGCCGCGTTGCTGGGGGCGCGCTTTGATGAGCGGAAATACTGGGACTGGTACGAGCACCTGTGGTCCTACGCCTGGGCGCACATGGTCGATCACCAGCATGGCGCGTGGTTCCGCATCCTCGACGCTGACAACCGCAAGATCGACGACAACAAGAGCCCGGCCGGCAAGACCGACTACCACACCATGGGCGCGGCTTACGAAGTGATGAACCTGCTGAGGCCGGCGCAATGA
- a CDS encoding DNA-binding domain-containing protein encodes MSELREQLDALAAHVRDPDAHPGPPGIETRRLKIYSDLVFNNLDGLLAGNFPVIRKTLGDADWRALVRGFLSRHRSHTPLFTELGREFIAFLESDAGTDPARHWLPELAHYEWAELGLQLSEEVAPLHDPKGDLLDGVPVLSPLAWSLAYRWPVHRIGPDFQPVEPPQEPTLVLLRRETDGRVHFSMLSPLLFRLLELVGAESSETGRALLEQLAVEAGQTDVDAFIDQARPMLLRLRDEGVLPGIRAEA; translated from the coding sequence ATGAGCGAGTTGCGAGAACAACTGGACGCACTTGCCGCGCATGTGCGCGACCCGGATGCGCACCCCGGCCCGCCCGGCATCGAAACGCGACGTCTGAAGATCTACAGCGATCTGGTCTTCAACAACCTCGACGGACTGCTGGCCGGCAATTTCCCGGTCATCCGCAAGACCCTGGGCGATGCCGACTGGCGCGCGCTGGTGCGCGGCTTCCTGTCGCGCCATCGCAGCCACACGCCGCTGTTCACCGAGCTCGGCCGCGAGTTCATCGCATTCCTGGAATCCGACGCCGGCACCGATCCCGCGCGCCATTGGCTACCCGAACTCGCGCACTACGAATGGGCCGAACTCGGCCTGCAACTCAGCGAAGAGGTCGCGCCGCTGCACGATCCGAAAGGCGATCTGCTCGATGGCGTGCCGGTGCTCTCGCCGCTGGCGTGGTCACTCGCATATCGATGGCCGGTGCACCGGATCGGGCCGGACTTCCAACCCGTCGAACCGCCGCAAGAACCCACGCTGGTGTTGCTGCGTCGCGAGACCGACGGCCGCGTGCATTTCTCGATGCTGTCGCCGTTGCTGTTCCGCCTGCTGGAGCTGGTGGGTGCGGAGAGCAGCGAGACTGGTCGCGCATTGCTGGAACAGCTTGCGGTTGAAGCCGGTCAGACCGATGTCGATGCGTTCATCGACCAGGCCAGGCCAATGCTGCTGCGGCTGCGCGATGAAGGCGTGTTGCCGGGCATTCGCGCGGAGGCGTGA
- the rnt gene encoding ribonuclease T → MTEPPATPIHAAAFKPMAERFRGYLPVVVDVETGGFDWNRHALLEIAAVPIELDEHGRFVPGEVVSAHIEPAPGTSIDPKSLEITGIKVDHPLRGAVPEREGLDRVFAPVRAAAKRHGCQRAILVGHNAHFDLNFLNAAINRVQHKRNPFHPFSVFDTVTMAGMAYGQTVLARAVHAAGLDWDSREAHSAVYDTERTAQLFCIIANAWPRL, encoded by the coding sequence ATGACCGAACCCCCTGCAACCCCCATCCACGCCGCCGCTTTCAAGCCGATGGCCGAGCGCTTCCGCGGCTATCTGCCAGTGGTGGTGGACGTCGAAACCGGCGGCTTCGACTGGAACAGGCACGCGCTGCTGGAGATCGCGGCGGTGCCGATCGAACTCGACGAACACGGCCGCTTCGTGCCCGGCGAGGTGGTCAGCGCGCACATCGAACCGGCGCCGGGTACCAGCATCGACCCGAAGTCGCTCGAGATCACCGGCATCAAGGTCGACCACCCGCTGCGCGGCGCGGTGCCGGAACGCGAGGGCCTGGACAGAGTGTTCGCGCCGGTGCGCGCCGCGGCGAAGCGGCATGGCTGCCAGCGCGCGATCCTGGTCGGCCACAACGCGCACTTCGATCTCAATTTCCTCAACGCGGCGATCAATCGCGTGCAACACAAGCGCAATCCGTTCCACCCGTTCAGCGTGTTCGACACGGTCACGATGGCGGGCATGGCGTACGGGCAGACGGTGTTGGCGCGCGCGGTGCACGCCGCCGGCCTGGACTGGGACAGCCGCGAAGCGCACTCGGCGGTCTACGACACCGAACGTACCGCCCAGTTGTTCTGCATCATCGCGAATGCGTGGCCGCGGTTGTGA
- a CDS encoding GH92 family glycosyl hydrolase produces MFRDFRCIVLPVLAGLLACMPALAGTKGLKREVNTFIGTKDDGNTFPGASAPFGMIQVSPITEHYAGYRYDDKKIRGFGHSFVSGAGCWEQGGQVAVLPVTGTIGPGGRFDTSDAKAKSFDYKAYAASYTHQGEVGQAGYYKVRLTDAGGIDAEATALTRAAAERYTFAASEKTGHVLVNVGQANEKHEVVGSVIEVVGDRAVEGKLVTSSFCGGKQYTTWFRIEFDRAFKAFGTWDRDGGIPGGRHSVGTQWDVANGAWLSFDLGDARSVTATSAISHVDADGARRNLDAEGKRDGKLLGFDAMRTQAQAAWRKELAVVRIDGASADDRVVFDTALYHAFLQPMTGSDADGRYRGYDDNIHVAEGWTYHEYFSLWDTYRTQNQLLAILKPARTRDIARSMLAIHDQMGWLPRWGYANFDTNIMTGDPVTPWLVDLWRFGALQGREREAWQALWQNANGRPPAMSRAQGRAGNDTYLAQGFVPYDRAYPSKGMDVDQHHGGSATLEYALGDCALSQMASALGETDIATTLRERGRNWRRVWDAHVTDKELGFRGFPRPRIEGGSFYVPAHGSYSPRSNHGFHEGTAWQYQWLVQQDVPGLVVAMGGIEQARKRLDAFFAHDDLANDVQGGARKHWVVGPYSYYNQFRYNPNNEPGLHAPWMYTLLGQPWKTATVVRAAQALFTNAPNGVTGNDDLGTMSAWYVFSAIGLYPAVPGTGQLLLHAPRFAKVELDLGDGHRLSITAANANAGAVQAIDGVRIDGQPHAQAWVDWAMLRDGGSIDFRLGSRADPDGWGTRPQDLPASPCAAP; encoded by the coding sequence ATGTTCCGGGATTTCCGCTGCATCGTGCTGCCCGTACTCGCGGGATTGCTGGCCTGCATGCCTGCGCTGGCCGGGACCAAAGGACTCAAGCGCGAGGTCAACACCTTCATCGGCACCAAGGATGACGGCAACACCTTCCCCGGCGCGTCGGCACCCTTCGGCATGATCCAGGTCAGCCCGATCACCGAGCACTACGCCGGCTACCGCTACGACGACAAGAAGATCCGCGGCTTCGGCCATTCCTTCGTGTCCGGTGCCGGCTGCTGGGAACAGGGCGGACAGGTCGCGGTGCTGCCGGTGACCGGGACGATCGGGCCGGGTGGACGCTTCGACACCAGCGATGCGAAGGCCAAGTCGTTCGACTACAAGGCCTACGCGGCGAGCTACACGCATCAGGGCGAAGTCGGCCAGGCCGGTTACTACAAGGTGCGGCTGACCGATGCCGGCGGCATCGATGCCGAAGCCACCGCGCTGACCCGCGCCGCAGCGGAACGCTACACCTTCGCGGCCAGCGAGAAGACCGGTCATGTGCTGGTCAACGTCGGCCAGGCCAACGAGAAGCACGAGGTCGTGGGCAGCGTCATCGAGGTCGTCGGCGACCGCGCGGTCGAGGGCAAGCTGGTCACCAGCAGTTTCTGCGGCGGCAAGCAGTACACCACGTGGTTCCGCATCGAGTTCGATCGCGCGTTCAAGGCGTTCGGCACCTGGGATCGCGACGGCGGCATTCCCGGCGGTCGCCACAGCGTCGGCACCCAATGGGATGTCGCGAACGGTGCGTGGCTCAGCTTCGACCTCGGCGACGCGCGCAGCGTGACCGCAACCAGCGCGATCTCGCATGTCGATGCCGATGGGGCGCGCCGCAACCTCGATGCCGAAGGCAAGCGTGACGGCAAGTTGCTTGGATTCGACGCGATGCGCACGCAGGCGCAGGCCGCATGGCGCAAGGAACTCGCCGTGGTGCGTATCGACGGTGCTTCGGCCGACGATCGCGTGGTCTTCGATACCGCGCTGTACCACGCCTTCCTGCAGCCGATGACCGGCAGCGACGCCGATGGTCGCTATCGCGGCTACGACGACAACATCCACGTTGCCGAAGGCTGGACATATCACGAATATTTTTCGCTGTGGGACACCTATCGCACGCAGAACCAGTTGCTGGCGATCCTCAAGCCGGCGCGCACGCGCGACATCGCCCGCTCGATGCTGGCGATCCACGACCAGATGGGCTGGTTGCCACGCTGGGGTTACGCGAATTTCGACACCAACATCATGACCGGCGACCCGGTCACGCCGTGGCTGGTCGATCTGTGGCGCTTTGGCGCTTTGCAAGGTCGCGAGCGCGAGGCCTGGCAGGCGCTGTGGCAGAACGCGAACGGTCGTCCGCCGGCGATGTCGCGTGCGCAGGGACGCGCCGGCAACGACACCTATCTCGCGCAAGGCTTCGTGCCGTATGACCGTGCGTATCCGTCGAAGGGCATGGACGTGGATCAGCATCACGGCGGTTCGGCCACGCTGGAATACGCACTGGGCGATTGCGCGCTGTCGCAGATGGCCAGTGCGCTGGGCGAAACCGACATCGCCACCACCCTGCGCGAACGCGGCCGCAATTGGCGGCGCGTGTGGGATGCGCACGTGACCGACAAGGAATTGGGCTTCCGCGGCTTCCCGCGGCCGCGCATCGAAGGCGGCAGCTTCTACGTGCCTGCGCACGGCAGCTACAGCCCGCGTTCCAACCACGGCTTCCACGAAGGCACCGCCTGGCAATACCAATGGCTGGTGCAGCAGGACGTGCCGGGGCTGGTGGTGGCGATGGGCGGCATCGAACAGGCGCGCAAGCGGCTGGATGCGTTCTTCGCCCACGATGACCTGGCGAATGACGTGCAGGGCGGTGCGCGCAAGCACTGGGTGGTCGGGCCGTACAGCTACTACAACCAGTTCCGCTACAACCCGAACAACGAGCCCGGCCTGCACGCACCGTGGATGTACACATTGCTCGGCCAGCCTTGGAAGACCGCCACCGTCGTGCGCGCCGCGCAGGCGCTGTTCACCAACGCGCCGAATGGCGTGACCGGCAACGACGACCTCGGCACGATGTCGGCGTGGTACGTGTTCAGCGCGATCGGCCTGTATCCCGCGGTGCCAGGCACCGGCCAGTTGCTGCTGCATGCGCCGCGCTTCGCGAAGGTGGAACTCGATCTTGGCGATGGCCACAGGCTGAGCATCACGGCAGCGAACGCGAATGCCGGTGCGGTGCAGGCCATCGACGGCGTGCGCATCGATGGCCAACCGCATGCGCAGGCCTGGGTCGATTGGGCGATGCTGCGCGATGGCGGCAGCATCGACTTCAGGCTTGGCTCGCGCGCCGATCCGGACGGCTGGGGCACCCGCCCGCAAGACCTGCCCGCGTCGCCCTGCGCCGCGCCATGA
- a CDS encoding P1 family peptidase, whose translation MRRLLALPCAALLLVASAHAAQPEARLRARDLGIAPGIFAPGTNNAITDVAGVRVGQVSVREGERIRTGVTAILPHEGNAYLSRVPAAIHVGNGFGKLAGSTQVMELGELETPVLLTCTLCVWKAADAMAGWMLEQPGMEKVQSVNPVVGETNDGGLNDIRARPIEAVHVRQALQQARGGVVAEGSVGAGTGTVAFGWKGGIGTSSRKLPATLGGWTIGVLVQSNYGGVLQMGGVPVGRELGQYAFKQAVAHAQVNAHESLAQWSRGPADDRGDGSVIVVIATDAPLSDRNLRRLASRAMMGLGRTGSSASNGSGDYAIAFSTAREVRRTFGGERLRTEELANDQTSALFQGGVDAVEEAVYNSLLMATTESGNGTTVEAIPLDRVRKALRKHGIVPPARDHD comes from the coding sequence ATGCGCCGGTTGCTGGCCTTGCCGTGCGCCGCACTGTTGCTGGTGGCGAGTGCGCATGCGGCACAGCCCGAAGCGCGCTTGCGTGCGCGCGATCTCGGCATCGCGCCCGGGATTTTCGCGCCCGGCACCAACAACGCGATCACCGACGTGGCGGGCGTGCGCGTGGGTCAGGTCAGCGTGCGCGAAGGCGAGCGCATCCGCACCGGCGTCACCGCGATCCTCCCGCATGAAGGCAATGCCTATCTGTCGCGCGTGCCCGCCGCGATCCACGTCGGCAACGGTTTCGGCAAGCTGGCAGGCAGTACCCAGGTGATGGAACTGGGCGAACTGGAAACCCCAGTCCTGCTCACCTGCACGTTGTGCGTGTGGAAGGCCGCGGATGCGATGGCCGGGTGGATGCTCGAACAACCCGGGATGGAAAAAGTGCAGTCGGTCAATCCCGTCGTCGGCGAAACCAACGATGGCGGCCTGAACGACATCCGCGCGCGGCCGATCGAGGCGGTGCACGTGCGGCAGGCGCTGCAACAGGCGCGTGGCGGCGTGGTGGCGGAGGGCAGCGTGGGTGCGGGCACCGGCACGGTGGCCTTCGGTTGGAAGGGCGGGATCGGTACGTCCTCGCGCAAGCTGCCGGCGACGCTGGGTGGCTGGACCATCGGCGTGCTGGTGCAGAGCAATTACGGCGGCGTGCTGCAGATGGGCGGCGTACCGGTGGGGCGCGAGCTCGGCCAGTACGCATTCAAGCAAGCGGTCGCGCATGCGCAAGTCAACGCGCACGAATCGCTGGCGCAATGGTCGCGTGGTCCGGCCGACGATCGCGGCGACGGATCGGTGATCGTGGTGATCGCCACCGATGCACCGTTGTCCGATCGCAACCTCAGGCGGCTGGCCTCGCGGGCGATGATGGGTCTGGGCCGCACCGGCAGTTCGGCCTCGAACGGAAGCGGCGACTACGCCATCGCGTTTTCCACGGCCAGAGAGGTGCGCCGCACGTTCGGTGGCGAACGCCTGCGCACCGAGGAGCTCGCCAACGACCAGACCAGCGCGCTGTTCCAGGGGGGCGTGGATGCGGTGGAAGAAGCGGTCTACAACTCGCTGCTGATGGCCACCACCGAAAGCGGCAACGGTACGACGGTCGAAGCGATCCCGCTCGATCGGGTGCGCAAGGCGTTGCGCAAGCACGGCATCGTGCCACCGGCGCGCGACCACGATTGA
- the phoU gene encoding phosphate signaling complex protein PhoU, with translation MNNHIVKSYDDEQRVLLDELIRMGQMSVSQLEAALDVVERRDDKAAERVIGNDEAIDALEQQVNHDVIRLIRRGPLAGDLRVILAALRVASDIERIGDLAANIAKRSMALNLAPPLPHTRGLDALGRMAARQVRDVLDAYVARDGEAALRVRASDAELDTLYTGLFRELLTYMMEDARAITPCTHLLFMAKNLERIGDHATNIAENVWFLIHGEELMPPRDKRDDTNSVVV, from the coding sequence ATGAACAACCACATCGTCAAGAGTTACGACGACGAGCAGCGCGTGCTGCTGGACGAACTGATCCGCATGGGCCAGATGTCGGTGTCGCAGCTTGAGGCCGCGCTGGACGTGGTCGAACGCCGCGACGACAAGGCCGCGGAACGCGTGATCGGCAACGACGAGGCGATCGACGCACTGGAGCAGCAGGTCAACCACGACGTGATCCGCCTGATCCGCCGCGGCCCGCTGGCCGGCGATTTGCGGGTGATCCTGGCCGCGTTGCGGGTGGCCTCGGACATCGAGCGCATCGGCGACCTCGCCGCCAACATCGCCAAGCGTTCGATGGCGCTGAACCTGGCACCGCCGCTGCCGCACACGCGCGGACTGGATGCATTGGGCCGCATGGCCGCACGCCAGGTGCGCGACGTGCTGGATGCCTATGTCGCGCGCGATGGCGAGGCCGCCCTGCGCGTGCGCGCCAGCGACGCCGAACTGGACACGCTCTACACCGGCCTGTTCCGCGAGCTGCTGACCTACATGATGGAGGACGCGCGCGCGATCACGCCGTGCACGCACCTGCTGTTCATGGCCAAGAACCTGGAGCGGATCGGCGACCACGCGACCAACATCGCCGAGAACGTGTGGTTCCTGATCCACGGCGAAGAACTGATGCCGCCACGCGACAAGCGCGACGACACCAACAGCGTGGTGGTCTGA
- a CDS encoding DUF692 domain-containing protein: MADALPACAAGLGLRRALLDELIEAPAGAFDFLECAPDNWIGVGGVLGEKLAILSSRHPLSCHGLSLSLGGPDPLDMPFLRKTREFLERHRVPLYSEHLSYCSAGGHLYDLLPIPFTEEAARHVAGRIAQVQDALGRRIAIENVSYYAAPYQALGEIDFIDAVLREADCDLLLDVNNVHVNAINHGYDARAFIDAMPTDRIVSIHIAGHYDEADDLKVDTHGAPVKDAVWDLLAHAYSVHGLCPTLLERDFNFPPLAALLDEVQRIRDLQARAA, translated from the coding sequence ATGGCTGATGCCTTGCCAGCATGCGCCGCGGGCCTCGGGCTGCGACGCGCCCTGCTGGACGAATTGATCGAGGCGCCTGCGGGCGCCTTCGATTTTCTGGAGTGCGCGCCGGACAACTGGATCGGTGTCGGTGGCGTGCTGGGCGAGAAACTCGCAATACTGTCCTCGCGGCATCCGTTGAGCTGCCACGGCTTGTCGCTGTCCCTGGGCGGCCCGGATCCGCTCGACATGCCGTTCCTGCGCAAGACCCGCGAGTTCCTGGAACGCCATCGCGTCCCGCTGTACAGCGAGCACCTGAGTTACTGCAGCGCAGGCGGCCATCTGTACGACCTGCTGCCGATCCCGTTCACCGAGGAAGCCGCGCGCCATGTCGCTGGCCGCATCGCGCAGGTGCAGGATGCATTGGGCCGGCGCATCGCCATCGAGAACGTCAGCTACTACGCCGCGCCGTACCAGGCGCTCGGCGAGATCGACTTCATCGATGCCGTGCTGCGCGAGGCAGACTGCGACCTGCTGCTGGACGTCAACAACGTCCACGTCAATGCGATCAACCACGGCTACGACGCACGCGCCTTCATCGACGCGATGCCCACCGACCGCATCGTCAGCATCCACATCGCCGGCCACTACGACGAAGCCGACGACCTCAAGGTCGACACCCACGGCGCGCCGGTGAAAGACGCGGTCTGGGACCTGCTCGCGCATGCGTATAGCGTGCATGGCCTGTGCCCCACCCTGCTCGAGCGCGACTTCAATTTCCCGCCATTGGCCGCGCTTCTGGACGAAGTGCAGCGCATCCGCGATCTGCAGGCGCGAGCCGCATGA
- a CDS encoding CBU_0592 family membrane protein, with amino-acid sequence MALELAWYDWVGLLGTVTILFGFFLLQAGRLAGTGLIYQLLNLFGAAGILVSLIGKFNLAVFLLEAAWMAVSLYGIVRSFKARSKVPQA; translated from the coding sequence ATGGCACTGGAATTGGCGTGGTACGACTGGGTGGGCCTGCTGGGCACCGTGACCATCCTGTTCGGTTTTTTCCTGCTGCAGGCGGGTCGCCTGGCGGGCACCGGCCTGATCTATCAACTGCTCAACCTGTTCGGCGCCGCCGGGATCCTGGTGTCGCTGATCGGCAAGTTCAACCTCGCCGTATTCCTGCTCGAAGCCGCCTGGATGGCGGTGAGCCTTTACGGGATCGTGCGGTCGTTCAAGGCGAGATCGAAGGTGCCTCAAGCCTGA
- a CDS encoding carbohydrate kinase family protein, translating into MRPILCFGEALIDFLARPGETVDAPRAFLQFAGGAPANVAVSVARLGGNAQFIGMLGRDMFGDFLVDSLRDAGVGIDGIVRTEEAKTALAFVALDEAGERSFSFHRPPAADLLFRDEHFIPAMFEHAAALHACSNSLTEPAIAGATYAGLRRARAAGALASVDLNLRQVLWAADVDPTPWLWRLLDEAVLVKLARNELDYLAAPLGSEDAVFERLFAAQARLVLVTDGAADMQWRTRDAHGTVPGFRVRAIDTTAAGDAFVGGLLFTLAQHGVDATSFDAFIADEVAIRDAMRFAAACGALAVTRHGAFAAMPDFADVQRLLQDEDIHGPA; encoded by the coding sequence ATGCGTCCCATCCTCTGTTTCGGTGAAGCCCTGATCGACTTCCTCGCGCGTCCGGGCGAGACAGTGGATGCACCGCGCGCATTCCTGCAGTTCGCCGGTGGTGCGCCGGCGAATGTCGCGGTTTCCGTCGCACGGCTCGGCGGCAACGCGCAGTTCATCGGCATGCTGGGCCGGGACATGTTCGGCGACTTCCTGGTCGACAGCCTGCGCGATGCCGGCGTCGGCATCGACGGTATCGTCCGCACCGAGGAAGCGAAGACCGCGCTGGCCTTCGTTGCGCTGGACGAAGCGGGCGAACGCAGTTTCAGCTTCCATCGCCCGCCGGCCGCCGACCTGCTGTTCCGCGACGAGCACTTCATCCCCGCGATGTTCGAACATGCGGCCGCGTTGCATGCCTGCTCCAACAGCCTCACCGAACCGGCCATCGCCGGGGCCACTTATGCCGGCCTGCGTCGCGCGCGCGCGGCCGGTGCGCTGGCCAGCGTAGACCTCAACCTGCGGCAAGTGCTGTGGGCTGCGGATGTCGATCCCACGCCCTGGTTGTGGCGTCTGCTGGATGAAGCGGTGTTGGTGAAGCTGGCGCGCAACGAACTCGACTATCTCGCCGCACCGTTAGGCAGTGAGGACGCGGTGTTCGAGCGACTGTTCGCGGCGCAGGCACGCCTCGTATTGGTGACCGACGGCGCCGCCGACATGCAGTGGCGCACGCGCGATGCGCACGGCACGGTACCCGGCTTCCGCGTCCGCGCGATCGACACCACCGCCGCCGGCGATGCCTTCGTCGGCGGTCTGTTGTTCACGCTTGCGCAGCATGGCGTCGATGCCACCAGCTTCGATGCCTTCATCGCCGATGAGGTCGCGATCCGCGACGCAATGCGCTTCGCCGCCGCATGCGGCGCGCTGGCCGTCACCCGCCATGGCGCATTCGCTGCCATGCCCGATTTCGCAGACGTGCAGCGCTTGCTGCAGGACGAGGACATCCATGGACCAGCCTGA